CTTAGACATCCTCTGTTGTGTCCCCGCAAACCAGTGAACACAGTTTTTTGAGCTTAGCTCTAATTGCCAACCACACGCTCCTGGGTTCATCAGAATTATTCCACCGACATGGACGCCACTGCCAACCGCCTGGTCAGCCCGCACATGCAGGCCTCCCACACCTACCTGTCCCTGGGCGTCTACTTCGACCGCGAGGATGTGGTTCTGGAGGATGTGGGCCGCTTCTTACGAGAGCTGGCCAGGGAGAAGCACGATGGCCCTGAGCATTTCTTAAAGATGCAAAACCAGGACGGAGGCTACGCCCTCTCCCAGGACGTGCAGAAGCTGTTTCTGAGATGAGTGGGATAAAATCCAGGACACGATAGGAAACACCAAGGTCGTTGAGAAGAACGTGGACCCGGCCCTTTTGGATCTGCGTGCCCTGGGTCCTGCCCGGGCAGACCCCCAGCTCCGACTTCCTGGAGGCCACGCCCTAGCTGAGCAGGTGAAATTCATCGAGGAGATGGGTGGCCACTGGACTAACCTCCCAGGCTGGCGGCCCCCAGGCGGGGCTGGGCGAGTAGTTCTTCCAAAGCTCACCTGCAAGCATGACGAGGAGCCGCCGTAGCCCAGTGGACTTTGAGGAGCCACTCTGCATCCCCCTGGCATCAGGGCGTCTGCCTGAGCCTCTATCTGTAGCCACTGGAAAGCTCTTTAGCCACCCTGGAGCCCTCTCCCAAGCCTTGGACTGAATGGAAATAAAGCTTTTTGaaagaacaaaccaaaaagtCTATGGCCTCCTAAGTCCCTTTGCCAAAATGTTTGTGGCTGACTTTGCAAACTCAGTCTTATGCTCTCTACCATCTTGTACCCAGCCATGCTGTAAATTGCCATGTGTTCAGCAAAAGTAAAattaacagagagagagaaggagacaaagagagaaagctatttaatttaaaatagtgcaGATACTTCTGCCTGCTATTCCACTCAGTGAATGGATCTGAATCTGCTGTTCCCAGTGGGTCTcagttcctgcctcctcctcgctGTGTAAGAACTAGCCGGGCTTTGTGCAGTTCAAGCTCAGCCCCTAGACACAGGCCAACCTGGGCTCCACTGAAGAGACAATATTCTCTCCCAACACTGGAGAGAAAGCTGGTCCTGTTGGGCTTCGTGAGAAATGGTGTCATGGTCTTGAACATGGAAACTTATGACCAGATTTCCCTGGGGCATCTGGACCAGCCTCACGGTCTTTAGAGCCTGAGCCTGGGTGTGATGTGCCTCTGCTGTAATCACTGCCAGCACAGGAGACAGGCTGAAGGAAAGAACCCATTCAGCACAACACATGTGTTTAATTACCCTTTGGTGATCATCTTGTGGGCAGGGGAGTATGGAGAGAATGAAAACTTGAATGAATCTATACATCACTGGactataaaaatcattaaaatattgataaatttaaaGACTTAATGACCCAGCAAAGATGGAAAATATGCTTAAATGCGGatctcagtcattaaaaatgcattttgcaTGCCACATTTACCTCTCAtgaaaatggggggaaaatacACTTAAGGCAAGATCGCTGAGAGTGCGTTAGAAAAGCAAATGACGATGCTCACTGAGTGCCCAATGAGGCAAGAACGTGCACGTGCTCAGGGAGTCTTTCTGTGGAGGCCGGTGGCTCTGTTACCATTTAAAGCTGCAGCCAATTCATCACTTCAGAGACTTCCGAACTGTGCAAGATGCAGGA
This is a stretch of genomic DNA from Camelus ferus isolate YT-003-E chromosome 6, BCGSAC_Cfer_1.0, whole genome shotgun sequence. It encodes these proteins:
- the LOC102520416 gene encoding ferritin light chain-like: MDATANRLVSPHMQASHTYLSLGVYFDREDVVLEDVGRFLRELAREKHDGPEHFLKMQNQDGGYALSQDDTIGNTKVVEKNVDPALLDLRALGPARADPQLRLPGGHALAEQVKFIEEMGGHWTNLPGWRPPGGAGRVVLPKLTCKHDEEPP